The Streptomyces sp. NBC_01353 genome contains a region encoding:
- a CDS encoding SDR family NAD(P)-dependent oxidoreductase — MSSLAARVFGGRTAVITGASSGIGAGLARHAAGLGMKLVLADIAAERLAAFADEVRATDTRPEVETVVTDVADPAAVDALADHAYTRFGTVDLLVNNAGIMAMGYSWEIPADRWDAMLRVNIGGYVNGIRSFVPRMLERGEQAWVVNVSSIGGLLPSPLMAPYSATKFGALALTESLHYEMRMKGAPIQVSVVTPGAVKSEIFRAARPGASEAPEVTGFADRLQTLSDEHGLTPEEHAERVFAQVAEGKYWVVPQPDTLHEALPARTDMILGQVDPELRLG; from the coding sequence ATGTCCTCCCTCGCCGCACGTGTCTTCGGCGGCCGGACCGCCGTCATCACCGGCGCCTCCTCCGGCATCGGCGCCGGGCTCGCCCGCCACGCCGCCGGACTCGGTATGAAACTGGTGCTCGCCGACATCGCCGCCGAACGCCTCGCCGCCTTCGCCGACGAGGTGCGCGCGACCGACACCCGGCCCGAGGTCGAGACCGTCGTCACCGACGTCGCCGACCCAGCCGCCGTCGACGCCCTCGCCGACCACGCGTACACCCGCTTCGGCACCGTCGACCTGCTGGTCAACAACGCCGGGATCATGGCCATGGGTTACTCCTGGGAGATCCCGGCCGACCGCTGGGACGCCATGCTCCGGGTCAACATCGGCGGCTACGTCAACGGCATCCGCTCCTTCGTCCCACGGATGCTGGAGCGCGGCGAGCAGGCCTGGGTGGTGAACGTGTCCTCCATCGGCGGCCTGCTGCCCAGCCCGCTCATGGCGCCGTACAGCGCCACCAAGTTCGGCGCGCTCGCGCTGACCGAGTCGCTGCACTACGAGATGCGGATGAAGGGCGCCCCGATCCAGGTGTCCGTGGTGACCCCCGGCGCGGTCAAGAGCGAGATCTTCCGGGCGGCCCGCCCCGGCGCGTCCGAAGCGCCCGAGGTCACCGGCTTCGCCGATCGGCTGCAGACGCTCAGCGACGAGCACGGGCTGACGCCGGAGGAGCACGCCGAGCGGGTCTTCGCGCAGGTCGCGGAGGGGAAGTACTGGGTGGTCCCGCAGCCCGACACCCTCCACGAGGCGCTCCCGGCGCGGACGGACATGATCCTCGGCCAGGTGGACCCCGAGCTGCGGCTCGGCTGA
- a CDS encoding DUF4240 domain-containing protein: MDETEFWEIIDSTREAAEGDPEEHADLLVERLLQLDPDSVLDFARHFEARYNRAYRWDLWGAAAVLLDGASDDAFDYFRCWLIGQGREAFEGAVHEPDALAELLVDFDEEIDGDGEELGFAADEAYEQLTGAEAPDLGIPPQPAEPEGVAFDLADDAVLAARYPRLWERFGA; the protein is encoded by the coding sequence ATGGACGAGACGGAGTTCTGGGAGATCATCGACTCCACCCGCGAGGCCGCCGAGGGCGACCCCGAGGAACACGCCGACCTGCTCGTCGAGCGGCTGCTGCAGCTCGACCCCGACTCCGTGCTCGACTTCGCCCGCCACTTCGAGGCCCGCTACAACCGCGCGTACCGCTGGGATCTGTGGGGCGCGGCCGCGGTGCTGCTCGACGGGGCGAGCGACGACGCCTTCGACTACTTCCGCTGCTGGCTGATCGGGCAGGGCCGCGAGGCCTTCGAGGGCGCGGTGCACGAACCCGACGCGCTGGCCGAGCTGCTGGTCGACTTCGACGAGGAGATCGACGGGGACGGCGAGGAGTTGGGCTTCGCCGCCGACGAGGCGTACGAGCAGCTCACAGGCGCGGAGGCGCCGGATCTGGGGATTCCGCCGCAGCCGGCGGAGCCGGAGGGCGTGGCGTTCGACCTGGCGGACGACGCGGTCCTCGCGGCGCGCTATCCACGGCTGTGGGAGCGCTTCGGCGCCTAG
- a CDS encoding SDR family oxidoreductase: METETKPLSGRIALVAGATRGAGRAIAVELGTAGATVYVTGRTTREKVSEVGRTTETIEQAAELVTAAGGEGIAVPTDHLEIDQVRALVERIDKEQGRLDVLVNDVWGGEHLIEFDKKVWETDLTGGLRMLELGVKTHAITSRLALPLLIRNPGGLVVEMTDGTAEYNTRFRNNFFYDLAKCAPLRMAFALAHDLESVGGTAVALTPGWLRSEQMLAAFEVTEENWRDAVERIPGFAIAESPVYVGRAVAALAADPERARWNGRSLDSGRLAKEYGFTDADGSQPDAWGFMIAGETGEPDVADYR, translated from the coding sequence ATGGAGACGGAAACGAAGCCGCTCAGCGGCAGGATCGCACTGGTCGCGGGCGCGACGCGGGGCGCCGGACGGGCTATCGCCGTGGAGCTCGGCACGGCGGGCGCCACCGTGTACGTGACCGGGCGCACCACCCGGGAGAAGGTCAGCGAGGTCGGCCGTACGACCGAGACCATCGAGCAGGCGGCCGAGCTGGTGACGGCGGCGGGCGGCGAGGGCATCGCCGTTCCCACCGACCATCTGGAGATCGACCAGGTTCGTGCGCTCGTCGAACGGATCGACAAGGAGCAGGGCCGGCTCGACGTCCTGGTGAACGACGTCTGGGGCGGCGAGCACCTGATCGAGTTCGACAAGAAGGTCTGGGAGACCGACCTGACGGGCGGGCTGCGGATGCTGGAGCTCGGAGTGAAGACGCACGCGATCACCTCCCGCCTCGCGCTGCCCCTGCTGATCAGGAACCCCGGTGGCCTGGTCGTCGAGATGACGGACGGCACGGCCGAGTACAACACCCGGTTCCGGAACAACTTCTTCTACGACCTCGCGAAGTGCGCGCCTCTCCGGATGGCGTTCGCGCTCGCCCATGATCTCGAGAGCGTGGGCGGTACGGCCGTCGCGCTCACGCCGGGCTGGCTGCGGTCCGAGCAGATGCTCGCCGCGTTCGAGGTCACGGAGGAGAACTGGCGCGACGCGGTCGAGAGGATCCCCGGCTTCGCGATCGCCGAGTCGCCGGTGTACGTCGGCAGGGCGGTGGCGGCGCTCGCCGCCGACCCCGAACGGGCCCGCTGGAACGGCCGGTCGCTCGACAGCGGCCGGCTCGCGAAGGAGTACGGCTTCACGGACGCCGACGGCTCCCAGCCGGACGCGTGGGGCTTCATGATCGCGGGCGAAACGGGGGAGCCGGACGTGGCGGACTACCGCTAG
- a CDS encoding WYL domain-containing protein: MRAARLIKMVLLLQSRPSMTAAELAAELEVSERTITRDALALSEAGVPVYADRGRAGGYRLIGGYRTRLTGLARGEAEALFLSGLPGALRDMGLDDAASAARLKVSAALLPSLRDAPESAAQRFHLDAPGWYQEPETPELLAPIAEAVWDDRTISARYRRGDSEVERELAPYGLVLKAGVWYLCARSGTAFRTYRVDRFAAVALGEERFERDESFDLPAFWAERAAEFARSILRAEVVLRLSEAGARRLPYATDRAAAEEALAAGAKDAEGRVTVTLRVENEQVAFSQLLALGPEAEILAPKPLRARFAEAARGLGALYD; the protein is encoded by the coding sequence ATGCGTGCCGCCCGGCTGATCAAGATGGTCCTGCTGCTCCAGTCCCGTCCGTCGATGACGGCGGCCGAACTGGCCGCGGAGCTGGAGGTGTCCGAACGGACCATCACCCGCGATGCCCTCGCCCTCTCGGAGGCGGGGGTTCCGGTGTATGCGGACCGGGGTCGGGCGGGCGGGTACCGGCTGATCGGTGGGTACCGCACCCGTCTGACGGGCCTGGCGCGCGGCGAGGCCGAGGCGCTGTTCCTGTCCGGGCTGCCGGGCGCGCTGCGGGACATGGGGCTCGACGACGCGGCTTCGGCGGCCCGTCTGAAGGTGTCCGCGGCGCTGCTGCCCTCCCTGCGCGACGCCCCGGAGTCGGCGGCCCAGCGCTTCCATCTGGACGCCCCCGGCTGGTACCAGGAGCCGGAGACGCCCGAGTTGCTCGCCCCGATCGCGGAGGCGGTCTGGGACGACCGGACGATCTCGGCCCGCTACCGGCGCGGGGACAGCGAGGTGGAGCGCGAGCTGGCGCCGTACGGCCTCGTTCTGAAGGCCGGGGTCTGGTACCTGTGCGCGCGCTCGGGCACGGCGTTCCGTACGTACCGGGTGGACCGCTTCGCGGCCGTGGCCCTCGGCGAGGAGCGTTTCGAACGGGACGAGTCGTTCGACCTGCCGGCCTTCTGGGCGGAGCGGGCCGCGGAGTTCGCCCGGTCGATCCTGCGTGCCGAGGTCGTGCTCCGGCTCTCGGAGGCGGGGGCGCGTCGGCTGCCGTACGCGACGGACCGCGCGGCGGCCGAGGAGGCGCTGGCGGCGGGCGCGAAGGACGCCGAGGGCCGGGTGACGGTGACGCTCCGCGTGGAGAACGAGCAGGTCGCCTTCAGCCAGCTGCTCGCACTCGGCCCGGAGGCGGAGATCCTCGCCCCCAAGCCTCTGCGGGCCCGCTTCGCGGAGGCGGCACGGGGTCTCGGGGCGCTCTACGACTGA
- the aceE gene encoding pyruvate dehydrogenase (acetyl-transferring), homodimeric type, producing MTDPVGKIPSELDQLPDRDTEETAEWAASLDAVTKAAGPHRAAYLMRRTLQHAEGAGLALPKLLETDYVNSIPTSAEPVIDGDEEMERRITAWNRWNAAAMVTRGAKHGVGGHIATFASAAWLYETGFNHFFKGKESGDAAGSGDQLYIQGHASPGIYARAFLDGRLNEAHLDNFRQESGGNGLPSYPHPRRLPWLWEFPTVSMGLGPLSAIYQARFNRYLTNRGIKDVSSSHVWAFLGDGEMDEPESTAALALAAREGLDNLTFVINCNLQRLDGPVRANFKIVQELEAQFRGAGWNVVKSLWGGAWDELFALDTTGALVRRLREVPDAQVQTYQTRDAAYIRQDFFGSDPALVAMAQLLSDDKILECFHLSRGGHEPRKVYAAYKAALEFKGAPTVVLAQTVKGFTLGEGFASKNANHQMKKLSVDEFKNMRDLLGLPISDAQFVDGVVPYGHPGADSPEVRYLQERRAALGGPAPARRVQPLAPLPAPAEKAFAAFDKGSGTQSMATTMAFVRLVKDLIRDKETGKRWVPIVPDEARTFGMESLFPSLGIYSPKGQTYEPVDRDQLMYYKEAVNGQILNEGITEAGSMADFIAASSSYATHGEAMIPFYIFYSMFGWQRTADQMWQLGDQLGRGFLVGATAGRTTLTGEGLQHADGHSPMIAATNPAALSYDPAFAYEVAAIVKEGLRRMYGEAAEGEDQNVFYYLTVYNEPMPQPAKPAGADEGIIKGLYRFNTAESAGLDLPADASRIQLLSSGTAIHWALEAQKLLAAEWGVGADVWSATSWTELRRDALEADAALLRGEEQVPYIRKALEGVESPVLAVSDYMRQVPDQIAQWVEQDWSSLGADGFGLSDTRQAARRHFGVDAQSIVVAALAQLARRGEVPASAVKEARERYGL from the coding sequence ATGACCGATCCCGTAGGCAAGATTCCGAGCGAGCTCGACCAGCTCCCGGACCGTGACACCGAGGAGACCGCCGAGTGGGCGGCCTCCCTGGACGCCGTCACCAAGGCCGCCGGCCCGCACCGGGCCGCCTACCTGATGCGCCGCACGCTGCAGCACGCCGAAGGCGCGGGCCTCGCCCTGCCCAAGCTGCTGGAGACGGACTACGTCAACTCCATCCCCACCTCCGCGGAGCCCGTCATCGACGGCGACGAGGAGATGGAGCGGAGGATCACCGCCTGGAACCGCTGGAACGCGGCCGCCATGGTCACCCGCGGAGCCAAGCACGGCGTCGGCGGCCACATCGCCACCTTCGCCTCCGCCGCCTGGCTCTACGAGACCGGCTTCAACCACTTCTTCAAGGGCAAGGAGTCCGGCGACGCCGCCGGCTCCGGCGACCAGCTCTACATCCAGGGCCACGCCTCCCCCGGCATCTACGCCCGCGCCTTCCTCGACGGCCGCCTCAACGAGGCGCACCTCGACAACTTCCGGCAGGAGTCGGGCGGCAACGGCCTCCCCTCCTACCCGCACCCGCGCCGCCTCCCCTGGCTGTGGGAGTTCCCGACCGTCTCCATGGGTCTGGGCCCGCTCTCCGCCATCTACCAGGCGCGCTTCAACCGTTACCTCACCAACCGTGGCATCAAGGACGTCTCGTCCTCGCACGTGTGGGCGTTCCTCGGTGACGGCGAGATGGACGAGCCCGAGTCGACCGCGGCACTCGCACTCGCCGCCCGCGAGGGTCTGGACAACCTGACCTTCGTCATCAACTGCAACCTGCAGCGTCTCGACGGCCCGGTCCGCGCCAACTTCAAGATCGTGCAGGAGCTGGAGGCCCAGTTCCGCGGCGCCGGCTGGAACGTCGTGAAGTCGCTGTGGGGCGGCGCCTGGGACGAGCTGTTCGCGCTCGACACCACCGGCGCCCTCGTCCGCCGCCTCCGCGAGGTCCCGGACGCGCAGGTCCAGACGTACCAGACCCGCGACGCCGCCTACATCCGCCAGGACTTCTTCGGCTCCGACCCGGCGCTCGTCGCGATGGCGCAGCTGCTGAGCGACGACAAGATCCTTGAGTGCTTCCACCTCTCGCGCGGTGGCCACGAGCCGCGCAAGGTCTACGCCGCGTACAAGGCCGCGCTGGAGTTCAAGGGCGCGCCGACGGTCGTCCTCGCGCAGACCGTCAAGGGCTTCACCCTCGGCGAGGGCTTCGCCTCCAAGAACGCGAACCACCAGATGAAGAAGCTCTCGGTGGATGAGTTCAAGAACATGCGCGACCTGCTCGGCCTGCCGATCTCTGACGCGCAGTTCGTCGACGGCGTGGTGCCCTACGGCCACCCCGGCGCCGACTCCCCCGAGGTCCGCTACCTCCAGGAGCGCCGCGCGGCCCTCGGCGGCCCGGCCCCGGCCCGCCGCGTCCAGCCGCTCGCCCCGCTGCCGGCCCCGGCCGAGAAGGCGTTCGCCGCCTTCGACAAGGGCTCCGGCACGCAGTCGATGGCGACCACGATGGCGTTCGTCCGCCTCGTGAAGGACCTGATCCGCGACAAGGAGACCGGCAAGCGCTGGGTCCCGATCGTCCCGGACGAGGCCCGTACCTTCGGTATGGAGTCGCTGTTCCCGTCGCTCGGCATCTACTCGCCGAAGGGCCAGACGTACGAGCCGGTCGACCGCGACCAGCTGATGTACTACAAGGAGGCCGTCAACGGCCAGATCCTCAACGAGGGGATCACCGAGGCCGGCTCGATGGCGGACTTCATCGCCGCTTCGTCGTCGTACGCGACGCACGGCGAGGCGATGATCCCCTTCTACATCTTCTACTCGATGTTCGGCTGGCAGCGCACCGCCGACCAGATGTGGCAGCTCGGCGACCAGCTCGGCCGCGGCTTCCTCGTCGGCGCCACCGCAGGCCGTACGACGCTGACCGGTGAGGGCCTCCAGCACGCCGACGGCCACTCCCCGATGATCGCGGCCACCAACCCGGCGGCGCTGTCGTACGACCCGGCGTTCGCCTACGAGGTCGCGGCGATCGTCAAGGAGGGTCTGCGCCGGATGTACGGCGAGGCCGCCGAGGGCGAGGACCAGAACGTCTTCTACTACCTCACGGTCTACAACGAGCCGATGCCGCAGCCGGCCAAGCCCGCCGGTGCCGACGAGGGCATCATCAAGGGCCTGTACCGCTTCAACACGGCGGAGTCGGCCGGCCTGGACCTGCCGGCGGACGCCTCGCGGATCCAGCTGCTCTCCTCCGGTACGGCCATCCACTGGGCCCTGGAGGCGCAGAAGCTGCTCGCCGCCGAGTGGGGCGTGGGAGCCGACGTGTGGTCCGCGACCTCGTGGACGGAGCTGCGGCGCGACGCGCTGGAGGCCGACGCGGCGCTGCTGCGCGGCGAGGAGCAGGTCCCGTACATCCGCAAGGCGCTGGAGGGCGTGGAGTCCCCGGTCCTCGCGGTGTCGGACTACATGCGTCAGGTCCCCGACCAGATCGCCCAGTGGGTCGAGCAGGACTGGTCCTCGCTCGGTGCGGACGGCTTCGGTCTCTCGGACACCCGTCAGGCGGCCCGTCGCCACTTCGGTGTCGACGCGCAGTCGATCGTGGTCGCGGCCCTCGCCCAGCTCGCCCGCCGCGGCGAGGTCCCGGCCTCGGCCGTGAAGGAGGCGCGCGAGCGCTACGGCCTCTGA
- a CDS encoding GntR family transcriptional regulator, translating into MSVPVVHSLREQIREHIVEGIVSGRWKPGERIVERRIATELEVSQTPVREALRELESLRLIESSPNKGVRVRNLTAADLEESYPVRAGLEQIAAELAATRLAADCSTLEPHVTALYEADRTADGTAQVRHTVAFHRELVKAAGNSVLLHTWEGLGIEVFTALSIRWLGTVQKSYAEEHQELVEAFRRGDPNIGALVKAHVLGCAPRA; encoded by the coding sequence ATGAGCGTGCCCGTCGTCCACTCGCTGCGCGAACAGATCCGCGAGCACATCGTGGAGGGCATCGTCAGCGGTCGCTGGAAGCCGGGCGAGCGGATCGTCGAGCGCCGTATCGCCACGGAGCTGGAGGTCAGCCAGACGCCGGTGCGTGAGGCGCTGCGCGAGCTGGAGTCGCTGCGGCTGATCGAGTCGTCGCCGAACAAGGGCGTACGGGTACGGAACCTCACCGCGGCCGACCTGGAGGAGAGCTACCCGGTCCGGGCCGGTCTGGAGCAGATCGCGGCGGAGCTGGCGGCGACGCGTCTCGCGGCCGACTGCTCGACCCTGGAGCCGCATGTGACGGCCCTGTACGAGGCGGACCGGACGGCCGACGGAACGGCGCAGGTACGGCACACGGTGGCCTTCCACCGGGAGCTGGTGAAGGCCGCGGGGAACAGCGTGCTGCTGCACACCTGGGAGGGCCTGGGCATCGAGGTGTTCACGGCACTGTCGATCCGCTGGCTCGGCACGGTCCAGAAGTCGTACGCGGAGGAGCACCAGGAGCTCGTGGAGGCCTTCCGCCGCGGCGATCCGAACATCGGCGCCCTGGTCAAAGCCCATGTTCTGGGCTGCGCGCCGAGAGCCTGA
- the sucB gene encoding 2-oxoglutarate dehydrogenase, E2 component, dihydrolipoamide succinyltransferase yields the protein MSVSVTLPALGESVTEGTVTRWLKAEGERVEADEPLLEVSTDKVDTEIPAPASGVLASIKVAEDETVEVGAELAIIDDGTGAPAAAPAPAAEQAPAAPAAPAPVAEAPAAPAPVAEAPAAAPAGAATGTDVVLPALGESVTEGTVTRWLKSVGEEVTEDEPLLEVSTDKVDTEIPAPASGVLLEIVVAEDETAEVGAKLAVIGAAGAAPAAPAPAAAPAPAAAPAPAAPAPAAPAPVAPAAPVAAPAPVAPAAPAPAPVAAPAPVAPAAPAVSPTAPEDEGAYVTPLVRKLAAENGIALASVKGTGVGGRIRKQDVLAAAEAKKAAPAPVAAAPAAAAKAPALEVSPLRGQTVKMTRMRKVIGDNMMKALHGQAQLTSVVEVDITKLMKLRNQAKNSFAAREGVKLSPMPFFVKAAAQALKAHPVVNARINEDEGTITYFDSENIGIAVDSEKGLMTPVIKGAGDLNLAGIAKKTAELAGAVRASKITPDDLAGATFTISNTGSRGALFDTIIVPPNQVAILGIGATVRRPVVVNHPDLGETIAIRDMTYVALSYDHRLVDGADAARYLTAVKAILEAGEFEVELGL from the coding sequence ATGTCGGTTTCCGTAACCCTGCCGGCGCTCGGCGAGAGCGTCACCGAGGGCACCGTCACCCGCTGGCTCAAGGCCGAGGGTGAGCGTGTCGAGGCCGACGAGCCGCTGCTCGAGGTCTCGACCGACAAGGTCGACACCGAGATCCCCGCCCCCGCCTCGGGCGTCCTGGCCTCCATCAAGGTCGCCGAGGACGAGACCGTCGAGGTCGGCGCCGAGCTGGCGATCATCGACGACGGCACCGGTGCGCCGGCCGCCGCCCCGGCTCCGGCCGCCGAGCAGGCCCCGGCCGCTCCGGCTGCTCCGGCGCCGGTCGCCGAGGCCCCCGCCGCCCCGGCCCCCGTGGCCGAGGCCCCCGCCGCGGCTCCGGCCGGTGCCGCCACCGGTACGGACGTCGTCCTGCCGGCGCTCGGTGAGTCGGTCACCGAGGGCACCGTCACCCGCTGGCTGAAGTCGGTCGGCGAGGAGGTCACGGAGGACGAGCCGCTGCTCGAGGTCTCCACGGACAAGGTCGACACCGAGATCCCGGCCCCGGCTTCGGGTGTCCTGCTGGAGATCGTCGTCGCCGAGGACGAGACCGCCGAGGTCGGCGCCAAGCTCGCCGTCATCGGTGCCGCGGGTGCCGCCCCGGCCGCCCCGGCCCCGGCTGCCGCCCCGGCCCCCGCCGCCGCTCCGGCTCCGGCCGCCCCGGCTCCGGCCGCGCCCGCCCCCGTGGCTCCGGCCGCCCCGGTCGCCGCTCCGGCTCCGGTCGCGCCTGCCGCCCCGGCCCCCGCTCCCGTTGCCGCTCCGGCTCCGGTCGCGCCTGCCGCTCCGGCCGTCTCGCCGACTGCTCCGGAGGACGAGGGCGCGTACGTGACCCCGCTGGTCCGCAAGCTCGCCGCGGAGAACGGCATCGCGCTGGCGTCCGTCAAGGGCACCGGCGTCGGCGGCCGTATCCGCAAGCAGGACGTCCTCGCGGCCGCCGAGGCCAAGAAGGCCGCCCCGGCCCCCGTCGCCGCCGCTCCGGCCGCCGCTGCGAAGGCCCCGGCCCTCGAGGTGTCCCCGCTGCGCGGTCAGACCGTCAAGATGACGCGGATGCGCAAGGTCATCGGCGACAACATGATGAAGGCGCTGCACGGCCAGGCCCAGCTGACCTCGGTCGTCGAGGTCGACATCACCAAGCTGATGAAGCTGCGCAACCAGGCGAAGAACTCCTTCGCCGCCCGTGAGGGCGTCAAGCTGTCCCCGATGCCGTTCTTCGTGAAGGCGGCGGCCCAGGCACTGAAGGCCCACCCGGTCGTCAACGCCCGGATCAACGAGGACGAGGGCACCATCACGTACTTCGACTCGGAGAACATCGGCATCGCCGTGGACTCCGAGAAGGGTCTGATGACCCCGGTCATCAAGGGTGCGGGCGACCTGAACCTCGCCGGTATCGCCAAGAAGACCGCGGAGCTCGCGGGCGCCGTCCGCGCCAGCAAGATCACGCCGGACGACCTCGCCGGTGCGACCTTCACGATCTCCAACACCGGCTCGCGCGGTGCGCTGTTCGACACGATCATCGTGCCCCCGAACCAGGTCGCCATCCTGGGCATCGGTGCCACGGTCCGTCGTCCGGTCGTCGTGAACCACCCGGACCTGGGTGAGACGATCGCGATCCGCGACATGACGTACGTCGCGCTCTCCTACGACCACCGCCTGGTGGACGGCGCCGACGCGGCCCGTTACCTGACGGCCGTCAAGGCGATCCTGGAGGCCGGCGAGTTCGAGGTCGAGCTCGGCCTGTGA
- the lpdA gene encoding dihydrolipoyl dehydrogenase — protein sequence MANDASTVFDLVILGGGSGGYAAALRGAQLGLDVALIEKNKLGGTCLHNGCIPTKALLHAGEVADQTREAEQFGVKASFEGIDIKAVHKYKDDVISGLYKGLQGLVASRKVTYIEGHGRLSSPTSVDVDGRRVEGRHVLLATGSVPKSLPGLEIDGNRIISSDHALTLDRVPESAIILGGGVIGVEFASAWKSFGTDVTVIEGLKHLVPVEDENSSKLLERAFRKRGIKFNLGTFFQSAEYTDSGVKVTLADGKTFEAEVLLVAIGRGPVSAGLGYEEQGVAMDRGYVLVDEYMRTNVPTISAVGDLVPTLQLAHVGFAEGILVAERLAGLKTVPIDYDGVPRVTYCHPEVASVGITEAKAKEIYGADKVVALKYNLAGNGKSKILKTAGEIKLVQVKDGAVVGVHMVGDRMGEQVGEAQLIYNWEALPAEVAQLIHAHPTQNEALGEAHLALAGKPLHSHD from the coding sequence GTGGCGAACGACGCCAGCACCGTTTTCGACCTAGTGATCCTCGGCGGCGGTAGCGGCGGTTACGCCGCGGCGCTGCGCGGAGCGCAGCTGGGCCTGGACGTCGCACTGATCGAGAAGAACAAGCTCGGCGGCACCTGCCTGCACAACGGCTGCATCCCGACGAAGGCCCTGCTCCACGCCGGCGAGGTCGCCGACCAGACCCGCGAGGCGGAGCAGTTCGGTGTCAAGGCCTCCTTCGAGGGCATCGACATCAAGGCCGTCCACAAGTACAAGGACGATGTGATCTCGGGCCTCTACAAGGGTCTGCAGGGTCTGGTCGCCTCCCGCAAGGTGACATACATCGAGGGCCACGGCCGCCTCTCCTCCCCGACCTCCGTCGACGTGGACGGCCGCCGCGTCGAGGGTCGTCACGTCCTCCTCGCCACCGGCTCCGTACCGAAGTCGCTGCCGGGCCTGGAGATCGACGGCAACCGCATCATCTCCTCGGACCACGCGCTGACCCTGGACCGCGTCCCGGAGTCCGCGATCATCCTCGGCGGCGGTGTCATCGGCGTCGAGTTCGCCTCCGCGTGGAAGTCCTTCGGTACGGACGTCACCGTCATCGAGGGCCTGAAGCACCTGGTCCCGGTCGAGGACGAGAACAGCTCCAAGCTTCTTGAGCGCGCCTTCCGCAAGCGCGGCATCAAGTTCAACCTCGGCACCTTCTTCCAGTCCGCCGAGTACACCGACAGCGGCGTCAAGGTCACGCTGGCCGACGGCAAGACCTTCGAGGCGGAGGTCCTGCTCGTCGCCATCGGCCGCGGCCCGGTCTCGGCCGGTCTCGGCTACGAGGAGCAGGGCGTCGCGATGGACCGCGGCTACGTCCTCGTCGACGAGTACATGCGTACCAACGTGCCCACGATCTCCGCGGTCGGCGACCTCGTCCCGACCCTGCAGCTCGCGCACGTCGGCTTCGCCGAGGGCATCCTGGTGGCGGAGCGACTGGCCGGTCTGAAGACCGTTCCGATCGACTACGACGGCGTGCCGCGGGTGACGTACTGCCACCCCGAGGTCGCCTCCGTCGGCATCACCGAGGCCAAGGCCAAGGAGATCTACGGCGCGGACAAGGTCGTCGCCCTGAAGTACAACCTCGCGGGCAACGGCAAGAGCAAGATCCTGAAGACCGCGGGCGAGATCAAGCTCGTCCAGGTCAAGGACGGTGCCGTGGTCGGCGTCCACATGGTCGGTGACCGCATGGGCGAGCAGGTCGGCGAAGCGCAGCTGATCTACAACTGGGAGGCGCTGCCGGCCGAGGTCGCGCAGCTCATCCACGCCCACCCGACGCAGAACGAGGCGCTCGGCGAGGCGCACCTGGCGCTGGCCGGCAAGCCTCTGCACTCCCACGACTGA